GCTTCTTTTTCTAATGGTTTCTTATGATGAACAACTCAGTTCtgttttacctttattatttcttagctttatttttttttaactttaaaaaatatttcatagtttcCTCCCTTACCTCAAccccccatcacacacacacacagctttcaAAATTATCTCTAAAATCAAAAGTTCCAAATATATGAAAGACAATGAAGATGAAAAAGATAACACAAATGTACATAATTAATTAGTAATGAACTATGGCAATGTCTTGAATGGAAAGTAAAAGACAgagtgaggggcagcccaggtggctcagcagtttgtcgccaccttcagcccagggcgtaatcctggagacccgggattgagtcccacgtcaggttccctgcatggagcctgtttctccctctgcctgtgcctctgcctctctgtgtgtgtgtctctctgtctctcatgaataaataaataaaacctttaaaaaataaaaagagagacttAGGAGAATAGGAAGGATTATAGTATCTTCTGAAGAAAATGGGTTCTTGACCAGAATATCATAGAACAAAATCAATTTTCTAGtttaaattgataaaaattattcAAGGGTCAGACctgaaaattatgtaaatttcTCTAGAGGTGTCTGTAAGAAAAGGACAACAAATTGAAAGAGCACAGAAGTTTCAGGACTTATACACCAAGcaatcagaaaaaggaaagacGTGCTTCAAAGGGACTCCATGAGAGATATTACACAACTATAGCAATAATaagcagatgaagaaaaaaggTGTGTGTACATAGAATAAGTAGAAAGTTTGGCTTGCCAGAGGAGGTGGTTAATacattgtttctctttctgctttcttccaAAGTATTATCATCTTTAAATGGCCTTGGGAAACCACAGCACCATCACTGAATTCCTCCTTCTTGGACTGCCTGCTGATCATCATACCCAGGCCCTAATCTTTGTGCTTTTCCTGGTAATTTACCTCCTGACTCTGTCAGGGAACCTGTTGATGATCTTGGTTATCAGAGCCAACTCACACTTTCACACACCCATGTACTTCTTCTTGAATCACCTCTCCTTCCTGGATCTCTGTTACTCTTCGGTCACTGTTCCCAAGATGCTAGAGAACTTCCTGTCTGAGAAGAAAACCATTTCAGTGGAGGACTGTTTGACGCAGGCCTTCTTTGTGCTTGCCTCTGGGGGAACAGAGCTCTGCCTCCTTGCAGTGATGGCATATGACCGCTATGCTGCCATTTGCTACCCTCTACTCTATGGTCAGATGATGAACAATGAGCTGTGTGTGGGACTGGTATGGGGATCTTGGGGTCTGGGCTTTTTGGATGCATTCATCAATACCCTCCTAGCTTGGAATTTGGACTTCTGTCAGACTCAAGTCATCTCGAATTTCATTTGTGAGATTCCTTCTCTGTTCCCTCTATCCTGTTCCAATAGCTCTGTTAACTTTGCAGTCCTGCTCTGCTCTGCCCTCCTGCATGCCTTTGGGACCTTCATTCTGGTCTTCTTCTCTTATACGCATTGTTGCCACCATCCTAAGCATCAGCTCCACCTCAGGCAGAAGCAaggccttctccacctgctcctcccacctcacCACAGTGAGCTTATTTTATGGCTCAGGTTTTCTTCGCTATCTCATGCCAACCTCAGGTTCTCCATGGGAGTTGGTTTTTTCCATGCAGTACAGTGTGGT
This genomic interval from Vulpes lagopus strain Blue_001 chromosome 21, ASM1834538v1, whole genome shotgun sequence contains the following:
- the LOC121480357 gene encoding LOW QUALITY PROTEIN: olfactory receptor 8S1-like (The sequence of the model RefSeq protein was modified relative to this genomic sequence to represent the inferred CDS: inserted 2 bases in 1 codon), yielding MALGNHSTITEFLLLGLPADHHTQALIFVLFLVIYLLTLSGNLLMILVIRANSHFHTPMYFFLNHLSFLDLCYSSVTVPKMLENFLSEKKTISVEDCLTQAFFVLASGGTELCLLAVMAYDRYAAICYPLLYGQMMNNELCVGLVWGSWGLGFLDAFINTLLAWNLDFCQTQVISNFICEIPSLFPLSCSNSSVNFAVLLCSALLHAFGTFILVFFSYXRIVATILSISSTSGRSKAFSTCSSHLTTVSLFYGSGFLRYLMPTSGSPWELVFSMQYSVVTPLVNPLVYSLKNKEVKAALKNMLQKHLQRLR